The genomic window CGTGTTCGCCGTGCCGCCGGATTTGGTCGAAACCCAGGCCGAGGTTTTGATCCGGGCCCTGGAAGCCGAAACCTGTTTTGGCGTGGGCGGTCAGTTTTCGCGGCGCAAGGACCATCCGGTCATGCACGAGGACTGGTCGTTTTCTCCGGTCACGGCCCGGATCAAGGACACCGCCTGGGGGCAGCTTGGTACCAGTGGTTCGGGCAATCATTTCGTGGAGTGGGGCGTGCTGGACGTGCCGGAAAATGTGGACGGCCTGGAGACCGGCACCTATCTGGCCCTGCTTTCCCACGGCGGCAGCCGGGGCGCGGGCGGGGAAGTGGCCAGACATTATTCGGCCCTGGCCCGGCGGCTGCACCCGGAGCTCCCCCGCGACCTGGGGCATCTGGCCTGGCTGGATCTGGACTCGGATCCCGGTCGGGAATACTGGGCCGCCATGGAACTCATGGGCCGCTACAGCTCGGCCAACCATGCCCTGATCCATGCGGCCCTGGCCCGGAATCTGTGCCTGTCGCCTGTTTGGAGTGTTGAAAACCACCATAACTTCGCCTGGATCGAGACCCATGGTGGCCGTTCGGTGGTCGTGCACCGCAAGGGCGCCACTCCGGCTGGTCTGGGCGTGTTGGGCGTCATCCCCGGAACCATGGTCGATCCGGCCTTCGTGGTCGAGGGGCTGGGCAATCCGTTGTCCCTGTGTTCGGCCGCCCATGGCGCGGGAAGAGTCATGAGCCGTCAGGAAGCCGTCAAGCGTTTCCACCGTGGCGATCTCGACCACATCCTGCGCGCCAGGAACGTGCGGTTGCTTTCGGCCGGCCTGGACGAGGCGCCCATGGCCTATAAAAACATTCTTTCGGTCATGGCCGCCCAAAGCGATTTGGTCCGCGTCCGGGCGACGTTTCTTCCGCGCATCGTGAAAATGGCGCGTTAACAAGGAGAAAATATGGCTTTGGTTGTTCAAAAATACGGGGGCAGCAGCGTGGCCACCCCGGAGCAGATTCTGAATTTGGCCCGACGGGTCATGGCCCGCCATGACCGGGGGGATCAGGTCGTGGTCGTGGTCTCGGCCATGGGCAAGACCACGGACGGTTTGGTGGCCCAGGCCAAGGCCCTGGCTGAAAATCCGGACCCGCGCGAAATGGACATGCTTGTGTCCGTGGGTGAACGCATTTCCATCGCCATGATGAGCATTGCCCTGAACGGCATCCGGCCGGGCGTGGCCGTGTCGTTCACCGGTTCCCAGATCGGGCTGATCACCGATTGCACCCATGGCGACGCGCGCGTTCT from Deltaproteobacteria bacterium includes these protein-coding regions:
- a CDS encoding RtcB family protein; its protein translation is MRQACSLPVAVSGALMPDAHVGYGLPIGGVLAVEGAVIPYGVGMDIACRMRLSVFAVPPDLVETQAEVLIRALEAETCFGVGGQFSRRKDHPVMHEDWSFSPVTARIKDTAWGQLGTSGSGNHFVEWGVLDVPENVDGLETGTYLALLSHGGSRGAGGEVARHYSALARRLHPELPRDLGHLAWLDLDSDPGREYWAAMELMGRYSSANHALIHAALARNLCLSPVWSVENHHNFAWIETHGGRSVVVHRKGATPAGLGVLGVIPGTMVDPAFVVEGLGNPLSLCSAAHGAGRVMSRQEAVKRFHRGDLDHILRARNVRLLSAGLDEAPMAYKNILSVMAAQSDLVRVRATFLPRIVKMAR